The Calditerrivibrio nitroreducens DSM 19672 genome window below encodes:
- the pruA gene encoding L-glutamate gamma-semialdehyde dehydrogenase, producing the protein MNYNNAIVNVPYPQNEAQYSYAPGTKERDLLKNALKDLKSQVIDIPLIIGGKEIRTGDKGKIVCPHNHGHVLAEYHKAGEKEVLLAIEESQKAWKEWQKLRYEERISIFLKAADLLSTKYRYLLNAATMLSISKNAYQAEIDSACELIDFWRFNSYYAQQIYKEQPLYSPKGTWNYTQQRPLEGFIFAVTPFNFTAIGGNLPTSPAIMGNVVLWKPASSAIYAPYFIMKILQEAGLPDGVINFIPGSASIVGDICIKHPLMAGIHFTGSTAVFQKMWKDVGANIAKYTNYPRIVGETGGKDFVFAHSSADIKKLVVALVRGAFEYQGQKCSAASRAYIPRSIWGKTWEIMEAELKNLKMGDVEDFTNLINAVIDESAFESITEYIDYAKNSKDAEIIFGGKYDKSIGYFIEPTVILAKDPHFKTMEEEIFGPVLTIYVYDDEKFEETLEICDRTSPYALTGAIFANDRKVISMMMEKLEFAAGNFYINDKPTGAVVGQQPFGGGRASGTNDKAGSILNLYRWVSTRAVKENFIAPDEIGYPFMLDK; encoded by the coding sequence ATGAACTACAATAACGCAATAGTCAACGTACCATATCCCCAGAATGAAGCCCAATACTCTTATGCCCCAGGCACAAAAGAGAGGGATCTTTTAAAAAATGCATTAAAAGATCTCAAATCGCAGGTTATCGATATACCTTTGATCATAGGGGGCAAAGAGATAAGAACGGGTGATAAAGGCAAGATTGTATGCCCACACAACCACGGTCATGTTTTAGCCGAATATCACAAAGCAGGGGAAAAAGAGGTACTTCTTGCTATAGAAGAGTCCCAAAAAGCATGGAAAGAATGGCAAAAATTAAGGTATGAAGAAAGGATATCCATATTCTTAAAAGCTGCTGATCTGTTATCCACAAAATATAGATACCTTCTGAATGCCGCCACAATGCTTTCCATAAGCAAAAATGCCTATCAGGCAGAGATAGACTCCGCATGTGAACTGATAGATTTCTGGAGATTCAACAGCTACTATGCCCAGCAGATATATAAAGAACAACCCCTTTATAGTCCAAAAGGGACATGGAACTACACTCAGCAAAGACCACTTGAAGGGTTTATATTTGCCGTCACACCATTCAACTTCACAGCCATAGGTGGCAATTTACCAACATCACCGGCAATTATGGGAAATGTGGTTCTGTGGAAACCCGCATCATCAGCAATTTATGCACCCTATTTCATCATGAAGATACTTCAGGAAGCTGGACTTCCGGATGGAGTAATAAACTTTATACCTGGTTCCGCATCGATTGTGGGGGATATATGCATCAAACACCCACTTATGGCTGGAATCCATTTCACAGGCAGCACTGCTGTATTCCAGAAGATGTGGAAAGATGTGGGGGCAAACATCGCCAAATATACAAACTACCCAAGAATAGTAGGTGAAACAGGAGGGAAAGACTTTGTATTCGCCCATTCCTCTGCGGATATCAAAAAATTGGTGGTAGCTCTTGTCAGAGGGGCATTTGAATATCAGGGTCAGAAATGTTCCGCTGCATCAAGGGCATATATCCCAAGATCGATATGGGGTAAAACATGGGAGATCATGGAGGCAGAGCTAAAAAATCTTAAAATGGGTGATGTGGAGGATTTTACAAATTTAATAAATGCCGTCATCGATGAATCTGCATTCGAAAGTATAACTGAATACATTGACTACGCAAAAAATTCAAAAGATGCAGAGATAATATTCGGTGGAAAATACGACAAATCAATTGGTTATTTCATCGAACCAACTGTAATTCTCGCAAAAGATCCACATTTTAAAACTATGGAAGAGGAGATCTTTGGACCGGTTCTTACTATATATGTGTATGACGATGAAAAATTTGAGGAAACCCTTGAGATTTGTGACAGAACATCCCCTTACGCCCTCACCGGTGCAATCTTTGCAAACGATAGAAAAGTAATATCAATGATGATGGAAAAACTTGAATTTGCAGCAGGAAACTTCTATATTAATGATAAACCCACAGGTGCAGTTGTGGGGCAGCAGCCATTTGGTGGTGGTAGAGCATCAGGAACAAACGACAAAGCCGGAAGTATTTTAAATCTTTACAGATGGGTATCCACAAGGGCTGTAAAAGAGAATTTCATAGCTCCGGATGAAATAGGCTACCCTTTTATGCTCGATAAATAG
- a CDS encoding saccharopine dehydrogenase family protein has translation MAKVLIIGAGGVGNVVAKKCAMNSDVFTDILLASRTIEKCNKIRDEIKKYIGVDIQTAQVDADNVSELVSLFNKFKPDVVINVALPYQDLTIMDACLEAGVNYLDTANYEPKDTAKFEYKWQWAYQDKFKEAGLMAVLGCGFDPGVTGVFTAYALKHIYDEIYQIDILDCNAGNHGYPFATNFNPEINIREVTQVVRHWDNGKWVETPPIIEEGSVHFTFNYPQIGPRESYLLYHEELESLAKNVKGIKKIRFWMTFSENYLTHLKVLRNVGMTRIDEVDYKGCKVVPMEFLRYLLPDPASLAERYTGLTNIGNIFDGVKDGKRFKKYIYNVCDHAECYKEVQSQAISYTTGVPAMIGAMMMVKGIWAKPGVYNVEELDPDEFMNQLNKQGLPWVVEDFNGELPE, from the coding sequence ATGGCTAAGGTTTTAATAATTGGGGCTGGCGGCGTTGGTAATGTGGTTGCCAAAAAATGTGCGATGAATTCTGATGTTTTTACCGACATACTGCTTGCCAGTAGAACTATAGAAAAGTGCAACAAGATCAGAGATGAGATAAAAAAGTATATCGGTGTGGACATACAGACTGCTCAGGTGGATGCGGATAATGTTTCTGAGTTAGTTTCCTTGTTTAATAAGTTTAAACCTGACGTTGTCATCAATGTGGCACTTCCTTATCAGGATTTAACCATCATGGATGCCTGCCTTGAGGCAGGGGTAAACTACCTTGATACTGCAAATTATGAGCCAAAGGATACGGCAAAGTTTGAATACAAATGGCAGTGGGCATATCAGGATAAGTTTAAAGAGGCGGGGTTGATGGCAGTGCTTGGATGTGGATTTGATCCGGGTGTAACCGGTGTATTTACTGCATATGCATTGAAGCATATATACGATGAGATTTATCAAATAGATATATTAGACTGCAATGCTGGAAATCATGGCTACCCATTTGCCACCAATTTCAATCCCGAGATAAATATCAGGGAGGTTACTCAGGTTGTACGCCATTGGGACAATGGGAAGTGGGTGGAAACCCCCCCAATAATTGAAGAGGGATCAGTGCATTTTACATTCAATTATCCTCAAATAGGACCAAGGGAAAGTTATCTCCTTTATCATGAGGAATTGGAGTCTCTTGCTAAAAACGTAAAAGGTATTAAAAAGATCCGTTTCTGGATGACTTTTTCAGAAAATTATCTTACTCACCTAAAGGTTTTAAGAAATGTGGGGATGACGAGGATAGATGAGGTGGATTATAAGGGATGTAAAGTGGTTCCGATGGAGTTTTTGAGGTATCTGCTGCCGGATCCGGCTTCTCTTGCCGAAAGATATACCGGCCTTACGAATATAGGGAATATCTTTGATGGCGTTAAGGATGGAAAAAGGTTTAAAAAATATATCTACAATGTTTGTGATCATGCTGAATGTTACAAAGAGGTGCAGTCTCAGGCAATATCCTATACCACAGGTGTTCCTGCTATGATTGGTGCTATGATGATGGTAAAAGGGATCTGGGCAAAACCTGGTGTGTACAATGTTGAAGAGCTTGATCCGGATGAGTTTATGAATCAGCTAAACAAACAGGGGCTTCCCTGGGTTGTTGAAGATTTTAATGGTGAGTTGCCAGAGTGA
- the nspC gene encoding carboxynorspermidine decarboxylase, which yields MTDQVESPSYLISEDLIEENCKILHSIKERTGARILLALKAFALPEVFPIIGKYLDGVCASGPYEARLGREEFGKEVHTFSPAYTDETIKDVIATSDHVVFNSLNQFYKYRDLVKDAGKEIGLRVNPGYSEVEIPLYDPCQVGSRFGVLSDDIKNADLESLDGLHFHAMCQQNADVLEKIVVSFKKRFDDVIKKVKWVNFGGGHHITRDGYDREKLVSIIKNFYSDYPNIQKIYLEPGEAVVFNAGVLVSTVLDIIKNGMEIAILDTSAENHMPDVLAMPYRPEIFGSGLVGENPYTYRLGGVTCLAGDVIGDYSFKNPLKVGDRLVFTDMALYSFVKNTMFNGIHLPSLVVFNLKNGKLKVVRRFGYHDYKGRVS from the coding sequence ATCACAGATCAGGTGGAATCGCCCAGTTATTTGATCAGTGAAGATCTCATAGAGGAAAATTGTAAGATACTTCATAGTATTAAAGAAAGAACTGGAGCAAGGATACTTCTGGCACTCAAAGCATTTGCTCTTCCGGAGGTGTTTCCTATAATTGGGAAATATCTTGACGGTGTGTGTGCCAGCGGTCCTTACGAGGCAAGGCTTGGTAGAGAAGAGTTTGGGAAAGAGGTACATACATTTTCCCCTGCCTATACCGACGAAACGATAAAAGATGTCATTGCCACCAGTGATCATGTTGTGTTTAATTCCCTCAACCAGTTTTATAAATATAGAGATTTGGTAAAAGATGCCGGCAAAGAGATCGGTTTGAGGGTAAATCCTGGCTATTCTGAGGTTGAGATCCCTCTGTACGACCCCTGTCAGGTTGGTTCAAGATTTGGTGTTTTAAGTGATGACATTAAAAATGCTGACCTTGAATCCCTTGATGGGTTGCATTTTCATGCCATGTGCCAGCAAAATGCTGATGTGTTGGAAAAGATCGTTGTGTCGTTTAAAAAACGTTTTGATGATGTTATAAAAAAGGTAAAATGGGTAAATTTTGGTGGTGGACATCATATTACAAGGGATGGTTACGATAGGGAAAAACTTGTAAGTATAATAAAAAATTTTTATAGTGATTATCCTAATATACAAAAAATCTACCTGGAACCTGGGGAGGCTGTGGTTTTCAACGCCGGTGTATTGGTATCAACAGTACTTGATATCATAAAGAATGGTATGGAGATTGCGATACTTGATACTTCCGCCGAAAATCATATGCCGGATGTTCTGGCTATGCCTTATCGCCCGGAGATTTTTGGTTCTGGTTTAGTCGGTGAAAATCCATATACCTATAGATTGGGTGGAGTAACCTGTCTTGCGGGTGATGTGATTGGGGATTATTCTTTTAAAAATCCTTTAAAAGTAGGTGATAGGCTTGTATTTACAGATATGGCCCTGTATTCATTTGTGAAAAATACAATGTTTAATGGTATTCATCTGCCATCTCTTGTTGTGTTTAATTTAAAAAACGGTAAACTAAAGGTGGTAAGAAGATTCGGTTATCATGATTACAAGGGTAGGGTAAGCTAA
- a CDS encoding nucleoside recognition domain-containing protein translates to MFIDLILKSGKSAIDLCFYVLLPIMVVMMSFMRLLEAKRVLEFVSRVFYPVLKIFGMPGLGIFAALQILLVSFAAPIATLTIMEKKRVSEREIAASLAMIFTMSQANATFPLIVYGLNFKLILFTSIIGGVVASALTFYYFGKNLSYGDVVHGDINEKPTDKSILSILLDGGNEAVNLIIKSIPLILLAIFFVNVLKAIHLIEWLEKFFNPLISIFGVNPSVTLPVITKFLAGGTAMMAVTIDLIKSGIMTAKDLNLIAGFVINPFDVVGVMVLCSAGDATKKVLRHAALGATVGIMVKGVLHYLLFSLM, encoded by the coding sequence ATGTTTATAGATCTCATCTTGAAGTCAGGTAAAAGTGCCATTGATCTTTGCTTTTATGTATTGCTACCAATTATGGTGGTGATGATGTCTTTTATGAGATTGCTGGAGGCTAAGAGGGTTTTGGAGTTTGTTTCAAGGGTATTCTATCCAGTACTTAAAATATTTGGTATGCCAGGTCTTGGAATTTTTGCTGCTTTGCAAATTTTATTGGTGAGTTTTGCAGCTCCCATTGCTACTCTTACTATAATGGAGAAAAAGAGGGTCTCCGAAAGGGAGATTGCCGCATCCCTTGCCATGATATTCACCATGTCTCAGGCTAACGCTACCTTTCCACTTATCGTTTACGGGCTTAATTTTAAATTGATCTTGTTCACCTCCATTATAGGTGGTGTTGTTGCCTCTGCACTAACTTTCTATTATTTTGGGAAAAATTTATCATATGGGGATGTTGTTCATGGAGATATAAATGAAAAGCCAACGGATAAAAGTATATTATCAATTCTTCTTGATGGTGGTAACGAAGCAGTTAATCTTATTATTAAATCTATTCCCCTTATACTTCTTGCTATTTTCTTCGTAAATGTTTTGAAAGCTATCCATCTTATAGAATGGTTGGAGAAATTTTTTAATCCATTAATATCGATTTTTGGTGTTAATCCTTCAGTAACACTTCCTGTAATAACGAAGTTTTTAGCTGGTGGTACAGCTATGATGGCGGTGACAATTGATCTTATTAAATCTGGAATTATGACTGCAAAGGATTTAAATCTAATAGCTGGTTTTGTTATAAACCCTTTTGATGTTGTGGGGGTTATGGTACTCTGCTCTGCAGGTGATGCCACCAAAAAGGTATTGAGACATGCTGCTCTGGGTGCTACGGTTGGGATTATGGTTAAAGGTGTCCTTCATTATCTACTTTTTTCTTTGATGTAG
- a CDS encoding phenylacetate--CoA ligase family protein, which yields MIWNEEFETLPREALEALQLKRLKATLERVYATVPFYKKKFDEVGFHPDKLKQLSDLKYVPFTTKQDLRDNYPFGLFAVPRDQVVRVHASSGTTGKPTVVGYTKRDISTWAELMARTFTAAGVKKGDILQNAYGYGLFTGGLGAHYGAEMIGATVIPISGGNSKRQVMLMKDFGSNAISCTPSYALNLYEAALEEGINVKELPLRVGIFGAEPWTNEMRREIEEKWGIDAIDIYGLSEVIGPGVSFECIEAKSGLHINEDHFLVEVIDPDTGEPLPYGEKGEIVFTSLTKEALPVIRYRTRDISRIIKEPCICGRTFVRMEKVTGRTDDMLIIRGVNLFPSQIESILIETKGVLPHYQIIVDRVNNLDQLEVLVEVSEEFFSDEIKVLQNLEQTIEKNIKDLIGITCKVRLVEPKTIERSEGKAKRVIDKRKL from the coding sequence ATGATATGGAACGAAGAATTTGAAACTCTTCCAAGGGAGGCTTTAGAGGCTCTTCAATTGAAAAGATTAAAAGCTACACTTGAAAGAGTGTATGCTACAGTCCCTTTTTATAAGAAAAAATTTGATGAAGTGGGGTTTCATCCGGATAAATTGAAACAGCTGTCGGATTTAAAATATGTACCTTTTACCACGAAACAGGATCTCAGGGATAATTACCCTTTTGGTCTTTTTGCCGTACCAAGGGATCAGGTGGTTAGGGTGCATGCTTCGAGTGGTACAACTGGAAAGCCAACCGTCGTTGGGTATACTAAAAGGGATATCTCCACTTGGGCGGAGCTTATGGCACGTACCTTTACTGCTGCAGGTGTGAAAAAAGGTGATATACTGCAAAATGCTTATGGATATGGACTATTTACAGGCGGACTCGGAGCTCATTATGGTGCTGAAATGATAGGGGCAACCGTAATTCCCATATCCGGAGGTAATTCTAAGAGACAGGTAATGTTGATGAAAGATTTTGGGTCCAATGCGATTTCATGTACTCCATCATACGCACTTAATCTGTATGAAGCTGCTCTTGAAGAAGGGATAAATGTAAAGGAACTTCCGTTGAGGGTTGGTATATTTGGTGCTGAACCCTGGACAAACGAGATGAGGAGGGAGATTGAGGAGAAATGGGGTATAGATGCCATAGATATTTACGGTCTGAGTGAAGTTATTGGGCCCGGTGTGTCATTTGAATGTATAGAAGCCAAATCCGGCTTGCATATAAATGAAGATCACTTTCTGGTGGAGGTTATAGATCCAGACACAGGGGAACCATTACCATATGGTGAAAAAGGGGAGATCGTTTTTACCAGCCTTACCAAGGAGGCTTTGCCTGTCATTAGATATAGGACAAGAGATATATCAAGGATCATAAAGGAGCCATGCATCTGTGGTAGAACATTTGTCAGGATGGAAAAGGTTACCGGTAGAACGGATGACATGCTGATAATTAGAGGTGTAAACCTATTCCCATCCCAGATAGAATCTATTCTTATTGAAACCAAGGGGGTTTTACCACATTATCAAATTATTGTGGATAGAGTTAATAATCTTGATCAACTGGAGGTTTTGGTTGAGGTGAGTGAGGAGTTTTTCTCTGATGAAATAAAAGTGCTTCAAAACCTTGAGCAGACAATTGAGAAAAATATTAAAGACCTGATCGGGATTACATGTAAGGTAAGACTTGTGGAGCCGAAAACTATAGAAAGAAGCGAAGGCAAAGCTAAAAGAGTAATTGATAAAAGAAAACTATAA
- a CDS encoding ACT domain-containing protein, with protein sequence MKITQISVFIENKSGRLYEICDLLGRNNLNIRALSLADTSDFGILRLIVNDPEKAFTLLKQNGFTVGKTEVIAVEVPDVPGGLASVLKVLSANDVNVEYMYAFVEKSSDFAVMIFRFDEVDKALDALEKNGIKTIEGVKIYGI encoded by the coding sequence ATGAAGATTACTCAGATCTCTGTTTTTATCGAAAACAAGTCTGGTAGGTTGTATGAGATTTGTGATCTTTTGGGTAGAAATAATCTAAATATCAGGGCACTCTCTCTGGCAGATACATCAGATTTTGGTATTTTAAGATTAATAGTGAATGATCCTGAAAAAGCTTTTACCCTGTTAAAACAGAATGGTTTTACAGTTGGGAAAACGGAGGTTATTGCCGTTGAAGTTCCGGATGTGCCTGGTGGGCTTGCTTCTGTATTGAAGGTTTTGAGTGCCAATGATGTAAATGTCGAGTATATGTACGCATTTGTGGAGAAAAGCTCAGATTTTGCTGTGATGATTTTCCGTTTTGATGAGGTTGACAAAGCTCTTGATGCTCTGGAAAAGAATGGAATTAAAACCATTGAGGGTGTTAAAATATACGGTATATAG
- a CDS encoding ABC transporter substrate-binding protein, with protein MKKFFTIAFLLCASYLFAEIKIGALLALTGPASILGLPEKQTLEMMVEEINKNGGINGQKINLIVYDTQSIDDEARKKFIRLVQKDEVKVVLGPTTSGESLAIKDLASQFKTPVISMASSDRIVNPINKYLFKVAPSDDHAVQTIYAYLSSNKKMKVALLTVQNGYGDSGRASLLKEAKNFGIEIVADEKYLDSDKDMTSHLSKIAAKKPDAIICWGVGPAPAIIAKNFMQLKINAQLVMSHGVASAKFIELAKDAANGIILPAGRMIVAEQLPANDKYKAILLSYIKDYESRYKTPVSTFGGHAYDAIQIVQQSLKMGGDDLASNIEKIKGYVGTYGTFNFSETDHNGLSKDAFVMVKIENMKWKLLK; from the coding sequence ATGAAAAAATTTTTTACAATCGCTTTTCTGCTCTGTGCCAGCTATCTTTTTGCTGAGATTAAGATTGGTGCACTCCTTGCTTTAACAGGTCCTGCGTCTATCCTTGGCCTGCCAGAGAAACAGACACTTGAAATGATGGTGGAGGAAATTAATAAGAATGGTGGTATAAACGGCCAGAAGATCAATCTTATAGTCTATGATACCCAAAGTATCGATGATGAGGCAAGAAAGAAATTTATAAGGCTTGTCCAGAAGGATGAAGTGAAGGTAGTTCTGGGGCCAACCACTTCTGGGGAGAGTTTGGCAATAAAAGATCTTGCATCGCAATTTAAGACGCCTGTTATAAGTATGGCCTCGAGTGATAGAATAGTTAACCCTATCAATAAGTATCTGTTTAAAGTAGCCCCTTCTGATGATCATGCGGTTCAGACTATTTATGCTTACCTTTCATCAAATAAAAAGATGAAAGTGGCACTTTTGACGGTACAAAATGGTTATGGGGATTCTGGAAGGGCATCTCTGCTTAAAGAAGCTAAGAATTTTGGTATAGAGATTGTGGCTGATGAAAAATATCTTGATTCAGATAAAGATATGACATCCCATCTTTCAAAAATAGCTGCAAAAAAACCTGATGCTATAATTTGTTGGGGGGTGGGACCTGCTCCTGCTATTATTGCAAAGAATTTCATGCAGCTGAAAATAAATGCCCAACTTGTTATGAGCCATGGTGTTGCATCGGCTAAGTTTATCGAATTGGCAAAGGATGCTGCAAACGGTATTATACTACCTGCCGGAAGGATGATTGTGGCGGAGCAACTACCAGCAAACGATAAGTATAAAGCAATTTTGTTGTCATATATTAAAGATTATGAAAGCAGATACAAAACCCCCGTGTCTACGTTTGGGGGGCATGCTTATGATGCCATACAGATAGTTCAACAATCTCTAAAGATGGGGGGAGATGATTTAGCCTCAAATATCGAAAAAATAAAAGGTTATGTCGGTACATATGGAACATTTAATTTTTCTGAAACAGATCATAATGGTCTTTCGAAGGATGCATTTGTTATGGTAAAAATAGAAAATATGAAGTGGAAACTCTTAAAATAA
- a CDS encoding ABC transporter substrate-binding protein: MMRRMIITFLMVLVFTTVALADIKLGAIFSITGPASYLGLPEKQTLEMLVEELNKKNGINGEKIDLVIYDDKGEDAEARKRFLRLVQNDKVIAVIGPSRTGTSLAIKELAQDMGIPLISVAASKTIVYPVQKYIFKTPQSDEQAVEKIYDYLKKNGKKKVAIITSQDGFGDTGRNALIAETKNYDLEIVADERFKDTDKDMTSQLSKIAAKKPDAVICWGVGPAPAVIAKNYKQLNMNIPLFMSHGVASKKFIELAGAAADGIYLPAGRLVVVDKLPDSDKYKPILMAYKKSFESKFNSPVSPFGGYAYDAFHLFKMAVEKAGKDKAKIADALQNIRGFMGVTGIFNMSKDDHNGLGKESFMMLRIKNGEWEIVE, encoded by the coding sequence ATGATGAGAAGGATGATTATTACCTTTTTGATGGTATTAGTTTTTACAACTGTGGCATTGGCCGATATTAAACTGGGTGCTATTTTTTCAATTACTGGGCCAGCCTCTTACCTTGGTTTGCCTGAAAAACAGACACTGGAAATGCTTGTGGAAGAGTTAAATAAGAAAAATGGTATCAACGGAGAAAAGATAGATCTTGTTATCTATGATGATAAAGGGGAAGATGCCGAAGCAAGAAAGAGATTTTTAAGATTGGTACAGAATGACAAAGTTATTGCAGTGATAGGTCCATCAAGGACCGGGACATCTTTGGCCATAAAAGAGCTTGCACAGGATATGGGGATACCTTTAATTTCTGTAGCTGCAAGTAAAACCATTGTTTATCCCGTTCAAAAATATATCTTTAAAACTCCACAATCAGATGAACAGGCTGTGGAGAAGATATACGATTATCTGAAAAAAAATGGTAAGAAAAAGGTTGCTATAATTACTTCTCAGGATGGATTTGGAGATACAGGGAGAAATGCCCTTATTGCTGAAACTAAAAATTATGACCTTGAAATAGTGGCGGATGAGAGATTCAAAGATACTGATAAAGATATGACATCCCAACTTTCAAAAATTGCTGCCAAAAAACCTGATGCTGTAATCTGTTGGGGTGTTGGTCCTGCACCTGCTGTAATTGCCAAAAACTATAAGCAGTTGAATATGAATATCCCACTTTTTATGTCCCATGGTGTTGCTTCTAAAAAGTTTATCGAACTTGCAGGTGCTGCTGCTGATGGAATTTATCTCCCAGCCGGAAGGTTAGTTGTGGTTGACAAATTACCAGATAGTGATAAATATAAACCGATTCTAATGGCATATAAAAAGAGTTTTGAGTCTAAGTTTAACTCACCGGTTTCCCCTTTCGGTGGGTATGCTTATGATGCTTTCCATCTTTTTAAGATGGCTGTTGAAAAGGCAGGAAAAGATAAAGCTAAAATTGCTGATGCCCTTCAGAATATAAGAGGTTTTATGGGTGTGACAGGTATATTTAATATGTCAAAAGATGATCATAACGGCTTGGGTAAAGAGTCTTTTATGATGCTTAGAATTAAAAATGGAGAATGGGAGATTGTTGAATAA
- a CDS encoding branched-chain amino acid ABC transporter permease produces the protein MQFLYSGITSGSIYALVAIGYNIIYNTTGLINFAQGEFVVLGGMLMYTTLTMFGVNLFYAFLITFILMFFVGILFERVFLRYVRLKTEINLITVTIALAIILRGIAMVIWGRDSLAVPSYVEEKTVMLAGGSITSQSMVVIVVCFFTAIVLSTFFKYTKYGKAFRACHDDQVASTICGIDVNLIRMLSFAIASLLGALAGAIIAPITFVTYTDGVMSGLKGFSAAILGGMGSFWGGLFGGFLLGIIEAFFAFILPSGFKDAFAFIILLLILFIKPSGLFGKKKAVRV, from the coding sequence ATGCAGTTTTTGTATTCAGGGATTACAAGTGGAAGTATATATGCACTTGTGGCTATAGGTTATAACATTATTTACAACACAACAGGTTTGATAAATTTTGCTCAGGGGGAATTTGTGGTTTTGGGTGGTATGCTTATGTATACCACCCTCACAATGTTTGGAGTTAATCTTTTTTATGCTTTTTTGATTACGTTTATTTTGATGTTTTTTGTTGGTATCCTTTTTGAAAGGGTCTTTCTAAGATATGTTAGACTTAAAACTGAAATAAATCTCATCACCGTCACCATAGCACTTGCCATTATATTAAGGGGTATAGCTATGGTGATCTGGGGTAGGGACTCCCTTGCAGTACCTTCATATGTAGAGGAAAAAACTGTTATGCTTGCAGGGGGTAGTATCACCAGTCAGAGCATGGTTGTTATTGTTGTATGTTTTTTTACCGCAATAGTATTATCAACATTTTTTAAATATACTAAATATGGGAAAGCTTTTAGAGCCTGCCATGATGATCAGGTTGCTTCCACTATATGTGGTATAGATGTAAATTTGATCCGCATGTTGTCCTTTGCAATTGCAAGCCTCCTTGGGGCTCTAGCGGGTGCGATTATCGCCCCAATAACATTTGTCACCTATACTGATGGGGTTATGTCCGGATTAAAAGGTTTCTCTGCGGCTATCCTTGGAGGAATGGGTAGTTTTTGGGGTGGTCTTTTTGGGGGCTTCTTACTTGGGATAATTGAGGCATTTTTTGCATTTATATTACCCTCTGGGTTTAAAGATGCCTTTGCTTTTATTATTTTACTATTAATTCTTTTTATAAAGCCATCTGGATTATTTGGTAAAAAGAAGGCTGTAAGAGTATGA